In Raphanus sativus cultivar WK10039 chromosome 5, ASM80110v3, whole genome shotgun sequence, the following proteins share a genomic window:
- the LOC108859212 gene encoding transcription factor MYBS3, with protein MTRRCSHCSYNGHNSRTCPTRGTCGGSGGGSFGASSSSSSSAVKLFGVRLTDGSIIKKSASMGNLSALALHHRLSPSSPLATGNNNHNDSPLSDHGRYSNQDNGGYLSDDLAHGSCSGSIHRRVERKRGVPWTEEEHRLFLVGLQKLGKGDWRGISRNYVTSRTPTQVASHAQKYFIRHTCSTRRKRRSSLFDMVTDEMVTQEDQTLSKEPECKTYLPSLELKLNNATESESPPPPPQEQPEEAIEPSNVLSPMLVPTGFFPPCFPVTYTIWLPATSTEHTLEASASSQQHQVLKPKPGFAKERTNMDELVGMSQLSIGMETRHEAETSHSPSPLSLKLIGEPSRPSAFHSNGSVSGSGLSKGSSAIQAT; from the exons ATGACTCGTAGGTGTTCGCATTGTAGCTACAATGGGCACAACTCGCGCACGTGCCCGACTCGTGGCACGTGCGGTGGAAGCGGAGGAGGATCTTTTGGAGCTTCTTCGTCCTCCTCCTCGTCGGCGGTGAAGCTGTTCGGGGTGAGGTTAACGGATGGGTCGATTATAAAGAAGAGTGCGAGTATGGGTAACCTCTCGGCATTGGCCTTGCACCACCGTTTGTCTCCGTCGTCTCCGTTAGCTACGGGTAATAATAATCATAATGACTCGCCGTTATCGGATCACGGGAGGTACTCTAATCAAGATAACGGAGGGTATTTGTCGGATGATCTAGCTCATGGTTCTTGTTCTGGTTCTATCCACCGTCGTgtagagaggaagagag GTGTTCCATGGACGGAGGAGGAGCACAGGCTATTCTTAGTGGGACTCCAGAAGCTAGGGAAAGGAGATTGGCGTGGTATATCAAGAAACTATGTAACTTCAAGAACTCCAACACAAGTGGCTAGTCATGCTCAAAAGTATTTCATCCGCCATACTTGTTCCACCCGCAGGAAAAGACGTTCTAGCCTCTTCGACATGGTTACTGATGAAATg GTAACACAGGAAGACCAAACCTTAAGCAAGGAACCTGAATGTAAAACCTACCTTCCTTCACTTGAGCTCAAACTCAACAACGCTACAGAATCTGAATCTCCGCCGCCACCACCGCAGGAGCAACCTGAGGAAGCTATAGAGCCATCAAACGTGCTTTCACCAATGCTAGTCCCAACCGGCTTCTTTCCTCCTTGTTTTCCAGTCACTTACACCATATGGCTCCCTGCCACTTCAACAGAGCACACCTTAGAAGCCTCAGCTTCCTCTCAGCAGCATCAGGTCTTGAAACCAAAACCTGGATTTGCTAAAGAACGGACCAACATGGACGAGCTGGTCGGTATGTCTCAGCTTAGCATAGGAATGGAGACAAGACATGAAGCCGAGACTTCCCATTCTCCATCACCGTTATCTCTGAAACTAATAGGAGAGCCATCAAGGCCATCAGCGTTTCACTCCAATGGCTCCGTTAGTGGCTCCGGTTTGAGTAAAGGCAGCAGCGCGATTCAGGCGACCTGA
- the LOC130495048 gene encoding uncharacterized protein LOC130495048 encodes MGQDYSYSQPSSSSNSVDITSLIEAEAQLYADEAESSHFNAEPLQYQPQPECDDGIPTTCYCGAEPVVGYSTTRKDPYRRYFTCNNAEDSDCHVWKWWDVAVIEEMRDFQRELRQLKGELNKSEQKVLILEKTVSEFSKKKPGVKLMVSTLVLIGLVLLILLGILGKASKDSGGPRLFL; translated from the exons ATGGGGCAAGATTACAGTTACAGCCAgccatcttcatcatcaaactCTGTAGACATAACCTCCCTTATTGAAGCAGAAGCTCAGCTGTACGCGGATGAAGCTGAGAGTAGCCACTTCAATGCAGAGCCGCTTCAGTACCAACCGCAACCAGAGTGTGATGATGGAATCCCTACAACCTGCTACTGTGGTGCGGAGCCAGTTGTCGGCTACTCTACAACTCGTAAAGACCCATACAGACGTTACTTTACGTGCAACAATGCTGAAGATAGTGACTGCCACGTTTGGAAATGGTGGGACGTGGCAGTCATAGAGGAGATGAGGGACTTTCAGCGGGAGCTTAGGCAGCTTAAGGGTGAACTTAACAAGAGTGAGCAGAAGGTTCTTATCCTCGAGAAGACAGTATCCGAGTTTTCAAAGAAGAAACCAGGAGTTAAGCTAATGGTCTCTACCTTAGTTTTAATAGGGTTGGTGTTACTTATTCTACTTG gaatATTAGGAAAGGCTTCAAAGGACAGTGGCGGACCTCGCTTGTTTCTGTAA
- the LOC130512659 gene encoding glutathione S-transferase T3-like, translating into MLQKWSPKEDIILIGAWLNTSKDPIVSNEQKGGAFWKRIVEYYNASPLLVGTIPRELGPCKQRWSRINDHVSKFCGCYDRALRQQRSGQNDDHVMKAALDSFFTIMNLKFTMDHCWKELRYDQKWCSLVQGKDTVKEKRKVVDIDGEEAAVGEPEARPPGVKAAKAALKKKMNGREQELSNLHGALEIKEKLSRQKLLDRLFA; encoded by the coding sequence atgttacagaAATGGTCTCCCAAAGAGGATATAATCCTCATTGGGGCATGGCTTAACACCAGTAAAGACCCGATCGTGAGCAATGAGCAGAAAGGTGGAGCATTTTGGAAGCGGATTGTGGAGTACTACAACGCAAGCCCTCTCTTGGTTGGAACAATACCGAGAGAGCTTGGTCCTTGCAAGCAGAGGTGGTCTCGGATTAACGACCACGTTTCAAAGTTTTGTGGTTGCTATGATCGAGCTCTTCGGCAGCAAAGAAGTGGTCAGAATGATGACCATGTGATGAAGGCTGCTTTAGATTCATTCTTCACTATTATGAACTTAAAGTTCACCATGGATCACTGCTGGAAGGAGCTGAGGTATGACCAGAAATGGTGCTCCCTGGTTCAGGGTAAGGACACTGTTAAGGAGAAGCGCAAAGTGGTGGACATTGATGGCGAAGAAGCAGCTGTGGGAGAACCAGAGGCTAGACCTCCCGGGGTGAAGGCTGCGAAAGCTGCTCTTAAGAAGAAGATGAATGGCAGAGAGCAGGAGTTGTCAAACTTACATGGCGCTctagaaatcaaagaaaaactcTCAAGGCAAAAGCTCCTTGATCGTTTATTTGCGTAA
- the LOC130512661 gene encoding uncharacterized protein LOC130512661: MSSSSSMKWKNWKKDWTKFSKISVKIQSTTLSRPKPKSKRNEHILNETVKQDTPDYGMTTSPKIPHMRNISSDAVSNVPFFQHRPDATGRLGLSPLQKCTAAIRMLSYGFAADAVDEYLRLGESTTLSCLHHFTDGIVQLFGEQYLRRPTAEDLQRLLDIGEKRGFPGMIGSIDCMHWEWKNCPTTWKGQYLKDINVLDRSPVFDDIIEGRAPRLEYVVNGHKYKLAYYLTDGIYPKWSTFIQSISRPQGLKAQLFAKKQEAARKDVERAFGVLQARFAIVKNPPLTWDKKNREDYASMYHNTQYDSRK, translated from the exons atgtcatcatcttcatcaatgAAATGGAAAAATTGGAAGAAAGATTGGACGAAGTTTTCGAAGATATCTGTGAAGATACAATCAACAACATTATCGAGGCCCAAaccaaaaagcaaaagaaacGAGCATATATTGAACGAAACCGTGAAGCAGGACACACCCGATTATGGAATGACTACTTCTCCGAAAATCCCACATATGAGGAACATATCTTCAGACGCCGTTTCC AACGTTCCATTCTTTCAACATAGACCAGATGCTACCGGGAGGCTTGGTCTTTCTCCACTACAAAAATGTACCGCAGCAATTCGTATGCTTTCTTATGGTTTTGCAGCCGACGCGGTTGACgaatatctccgacttggtgagaGCACGACACTTTCTTGTTTACATCATTTCACTGATGGAATAGTACAGTTATTTGGGGAGCAGTATCTACGAAGACCCACAGCAGAGGATCTTCAACGACTCCTCGATATTGGAGAGAAACGCGGGTTTCCTGGGATGATTGGGAGCAttgactgtatgcattgggagtggaaaaatTGCCCAACGACTTGGAAAGGACA GTACCTTAAAGATATTAATGTCCTCGATCGATCtcctgtttttgatgacattatAGAAGGTCGAGCTCCAAGGTTAGAGTACGTGGTCAACGGACACAAGTATAAGCTCGCTTACTATCTCACAGACGGTATATATCCAaaatggtcaacatttatcCAATCTATCTCACGTCCTCAAGGTCTTAAAGCACAGTTATTTGCTAAAAAACAAGAAGCAGCCCGAAAAGATGTGGAACGGGCCTTTGGAGTTTTGCAAGCTCGATTTGCGATTGTCAAAAACCCGCCTCTTACATGGGACAAAAAAAATAGGGAAGATTATGCGAGCATGTATCATAATACACAATATGATAGTCGAAAATGA